The genomic segment GATCTGCAGCTCGTATGGAAGGTCGTCAAACATGTGAAATCCAACGCCATCGTGCTCGTGAAGGACAACGCGACGGTTGGTGTCGGTGCGGGGCAAATGAATCGTGTAGGTGCCGCTAAAATTGCGATTGAACAGGCTGGTGAAAATGCGGTTGGATCAGCTCTAGGTTCTGACGCCTTTTTCCCAATGAAGGATACGGTTGAGGAAGCTGCGAAAGCGGGTATCACAGCCATTATTCAGCCAGGTGGATCTATTCGTGATGAAGAATCGATCGAGGAAGCAGACAAGCACGGCATCGCCATGGTCTTCACTGGCGTTCGTCATTTTAAACACTAAGATGGAGGGAAAGCCAATGAATGTGCTCGTCATCGGTCGAGGCGGAAGAGAGCATGCGATCTGTTACGCCTTTTCAAAAAGCCCGAGGGTGCAAACGGTGTTTGCAGCCCCTGGGAACGCTGGAATTGCCGCTCATGCTGAACTTGTGAGCATTGATGAATCGGATCAGGAAAAGCTGATTTCATTTGCGAAGGACAACGAGATTGAGTGGGTGTTTGTTGGTCCAGAGGTGCCCCTAATGGCGGGCATTGTGGATCGTTTTCAAGAAGCGGGCATCAAAGCGTTTGGTCCAGTAGAGAAGGCTGCCATTATCGAAGGCAGCAAAGACTTTGCCAAGCAGCTGATGGCCTCCTATGGCATTCCAACGGCAGCCTCAAAAACGTTTACAGACTATGAAGAAGCGCAGACTTTTGTGAAGGCTCAGGGAGCACCAATCGTTTTGAAGGCAGATGGACTTGCCGCAGGGAAAGGCGTCATCGTTGCCATGACCGATTCGGAAGCAGAAGAGGGCTTGAAGGCGTTGATGCTTGACGGTCACGTTGGCACTGCCGGCACACAAGTCGTTGTCGAGGAATTTTTAGAGGGAGAAGAGTTCTCGCTCATGTCCTTTGTGAATGGCGACTACATCTTGCCAATGCCTATATCACAAGACCACAAGCGCGCTTTTGATGGCGATAAAGGACCAAACACAGGGGGCATGGGTGCTTATACACCTGTTCCTCAAATCGCTGACGCCGAGGTGGAGAAAGCGATTGAAACGATAGTGAAGCCGGCAGCAAAGGCTATGCAAAAGGAAGGCCGCTCCTTTACCGGCATTTTATACGCTGGGTTGATCTTAACGAAGGAAGGTCCAAAGGTAATTGAATTCAATGCCCGTTTCGGTGACCCAGAAACACAAGTCATCTTGCCGCTGCTTGAAACGGACCTTGTGGATGTGCTTGAGCATGTGACTGCTCAGAAGCCACTGACCCTCTCATGGAAGAATGAAGCGGTTGTAGGTGTCGTGGTGGCTTCAGAAGGCTATCCAGGCACTTATGACAAAGGCGCATCGCTTCCTGGATTGGATAAAGTATCAGAGAACGCCCTCGTTTTCCACGCAGGGACGAAAGCCGAGGACGGAGAAATCGTCACCGATGGAGGGCGTGTCCTTCTTGCCGCCCAAACAGGCAATACCTTGCAGGAAGCAAAGGATAAAGCGTATAGCGCTCTGCGTCACTTAAAAAGCAACGATGTATTTTATCGTACGGACATCGGGGACAAGGCAATTACTGCCGCCGGCGTTTCTTCACATACACGAACGCAATAGCAACGAGTGACCCGATAATGACCGCATACACAAAGATCATATCCGTGAAATGTTCCATAATATTCATACCATGTGCCTCCTTTCGTGTCCCTTAGGTTTGGGAGATAAACCTGCAATGTATTGTTTGGGTTGCTTTTTATACAAGCTGCCATACGCTCGCTTTCACCCTAAAGGGCATAAGGGCAACATCGATTCGAAAGGACCTCATCGTGTTTTCTTTGCCAACTATCTTTAGAAAACAATGGATCGTCAACATTGACATTTTTATATTTATTGAATACAGCAGGCGTTGTTTTGAAGTGGTCAATCGATCTTTCTAACCTTGCTTCTACTCAGGCACAGCTAGCGTTGAAGTTGATTTCGCACTGCGAAAGTTAGCTAAACATAAGTCCACCATTGCATCAATACTGTGCTAGGGAGTTTAATGAAACGATGCACTTACTTGCCGTGTTTGGAAAGCAGCACATCTTAACACGCTTTCTTACTCAATATACGAGACCAATAAAAATAATTTACGCAGAAACAAACCTCAGCGCAGGCAAAATACGTAGACTCCAGCGGGAACAGCGCGAGCTGAAGATCCCGCAGGAAAGCAAGATTCCGAGGAAGCTGAAGCCGTGCCCGCGGAAAGCGAAGTATTTTGACGCAGCGGCCATGATTTCTTTTCACCCTAAGGGTACAAGTGCAACATCGAAAGAGGGCTGTTCCGAAAGTCATGGTTGTGACTTATGGAACAGCCCCTTCTGTTTGCCTCAGTCTACTCGCACCGCTTGCTTGATGGCAGCTTCAATTTCAGCGTCATCAGCTGTTGGTTGTGACATTGAATGAGAGGTGGTCTTCTCTTTTTCCTTCTTCATCTCAGGCAGCTTTTCTGAAAGGGCTGTTAGCGGACAGTATCGCAATATCCCTTCAGCCACCTTTAAACCTCCAAGCAAGGCATACCAATGGTACATTTGACGATACGGGTTTCTTGCTAGCCGCGCTGTGGCACATGCCAAAATGGCAAATCCACATGCTATACGGATCATTGCGTTGATCGTGCCGATATTTTTTGTCAAAGAAAATTCACCTCCTTTTGTGCAATCTAAAAATGCTTATGATACAATAATGAAAAGGCTTACATGAATAGGTGATGAATATGCCTCAACAACGATATCGTTGGAGAAATAGACAAATTAGACAGCATATTGCCGCGGTTTCTGGCAAAAAAGCACCGTCGATTGTGCTTCAAAATGCAACCTACTTAAACTTTGGGTTACGTCAATGGTTGACGGCAAACATATGGATCTTGCATGACCGTATCGTTTATGTTGGCCCTGATATGCCAGAAAAAACGAACGATCAAACAGAAATTGTTGACTGCAAGGGACAGTATGTTGTCCCTGGGTATATAGAACCCCATGTGCACCCGTTTCATGTGTATAATCCCCATTCGTTTGCGTATTATGCATGTCGGAAGGGGACGTCAGTGCTGGTCGCGGATAATTTGTTTTTTGCTTTGAGATTACGTGATCAACAGGCGTTTCAGATGCTTTCCGACCTTGCAGATGGACCAGCCAGTCTCTTTTGGTGGTGCCGTTTTGATTCGCAAACAGAGGTGCATCATGAGGAGGAAATTTTCTCAAACGCCATGGTCAAAAATTGGCTCGAAAACGAAAATGTATTGCTCGGAGGAGAACTAACCTCATGGCCACAAATCCTTGAAGGCGATGACATGGCGCTTCATTGGATTCAAGAATGCAGACGCTTGCACAAGCAAGTGGAAGGTCATTTTCCAGGTGCTTCTGAAAAAACGTTAACGAAAATGGCCCTCTTAGGTGTAAAAAGCGATCACGAAGCCATTACAGGTAAGGATGTCTACAATCGCCTAAAAGCCGGATACCATGTCACGTTAAGGTATTCTTCAATACGGCCTGACTTGCCTCACCTACTTGATGAGATGCATGAGCTCGGTGTTCATTACTATGAAAACCTTTCGTTCACTACCGACGGGTCACCTCCAGCTTTTTATGAGCACGGCATGATCGATCGCTTAATCAAAATTGCGATTGAAAAAGGTGTTCCGGTCATTGATGCATACGCCATGGGAACATACAACCCTGCACGGCATTTCCGCATTGAGGATCGACACGGAGCAATTGCTCCTGGTCAGGTGGCGAACATCAATATCTTGACGAGTCCAGAAGAGCCTGCGCCGATCTCTGTCATCACAAAAGGGAAATGGTTCCGTCGTGACGATAAAGTGATCGCAGAATGGACGGAATTCAATTGGTCACAGTACGGATTATCCTCAGCTGATATTGATTGGGAATTGACGTCGGATGACTTGCAGTTTTCTATGCCTCTAGGCCTTGAAATGAAGAATTCTGTCATAATGCACCCCTATTCGGTTACTACAGAAGTGTCTGTGGAGCAGCTTCCAGAAGGATCAGATGAATGCTTTTTAATTCTCATTGATCGGCATGGGAAATGGCGAGTCAATACTGTACTAAAAGGCTTTGCCAATTCACTTGGCGGTTTTGCGAGCACCTTTTCATCAACGGGGGACCTTTTTATCATCGGTCAGAACAAAAAGGACATGAAAGCTGCATTTGATGTCGTGAAGGAAATGAAAGGTGGCTTAGCGCTTGTAGAGAATGGAAACATTACCTTCAAGATGGAGCTCGAGCTCGAGGGCATTATGTCAAATAAACGCTTAAAGGTATTAGGGCAGGAAGAGCAGAAACTGACAAATCTGTTGAAGGATCGTGGTTATGCGTTTGATCACCCCCTTGATTCCTTGTTGTTTTTCTCAGCCACACATCTGCCTTATATACGCGTCACGCCACAAGGGATTTTTGATGTCATGAAGAAAACGGTACTCTTTCCTTCGATTATGCGTTAAAATGGTAAAGTAAGGGACAACAGTTGTTTGTTGTCCCTTTCAGAATGTACACAAGGCCAAGGAAAAGATCGCATTCAAAAATCAGTTTGAATGAAAATGTTTGTTTTTAAAGCAAAAATTGTCGTCCCCTTTATTCTTGATGAAGGAGTCTACTGTATGAAGAATTTAAAAAGCCATCTGATGTGGTTTTTAACTCTCTTTCTCCTTCTATGTGTGGGATGTACGGAACAAACGGAGCGGGAGGAACATCAGCGTAAAGTGGCCGAATTATCTCGTGCCGGGGGTGTCCAACCGAAGGAACAAAAGGGGAACACGGATGTGTATCCACTGACGGGTGAGCCAGCTACAGTGGTGCAGTTGCAGCCAGCGATCGCATTAATGGTCAACAATCACCCTGATGCAAGACCTCAAACCGGCTTACAGGAAGCCGATATAGTCTATGAGGTGTTGGCTGAAGGATCGATTACGCGGTTTTTAGCGATCTTCCAAAGTCATTATCCTGAAGTCGTTGGTCCCATTCGAAGTGCAAGGGATTATTTCATTACGCTCAGCCAAGGGTACAATGCTCTTTATGTAAGCTACGGCCATAGTCCAGACGCGATGAGCATACTTGCTTCAGGCGCTGTTCCGCATTTGAATGGAATGGGCTATGTTTATTCACATGCATACGACGGCTCTCTTTTTTGGCGAGAATCATACGCGTATGCGCCACACAATGTGTATACCGGAGTCGAGAAGCTGAAACAAGGGTTGGCACACTATCAATACAATCTTCAGGCTCCAGAACCACTCCTATTTGGCAAGAGCCAGCATCAACAGCAGGCGTCCAAAGTTGAAATTAATTATTCAACACGGTATAACAATAAAGTAACGTATCAGTTTGACAAAATCAGCCAGAAATATACACGCTACGTAAATGATGACGTCGCTGTAGACCGAGATACAGAGCAACCATTACAAATGAGCAATGTATTTGTCGTTGCCGTGCCACATCAAGTGATTGACAGTCAAGGAAGACGGTCTCTAAACCTGCTTCAAGGAGGTGAGGGTTGGTTGTTTTCTGACGGTGGTGTTGTAAAAGTCCTTTGGGAAAATCGCAACAACCGCCTGCTGCCTTTTAAGGATGGACAACCTGTTCCTTTTGCTCCCGGGAATACGTGGATTAACATTATTCCTGCGCACGAATCAGATCAAATGCTGTCATTTTAAATATTAATTGGAGTGAATGCTTGTGCAAATTGACAAATTACGTGGAAAAGAACTGGACCAGCTATTTAATGCGGTGTTGTCGCTAAAAAACCTCGAGGAATGCTATCAGTTTTTTGATGACCTGTGTACAATTAATGAGATTCAATCTTTGTCACAACGTTTGGAAGTGGCCAGATTATTGCGCCTCGGTGCAACGTATCATAAGATCGAAACGGAGACAGGGGCAAGCACAGCTACCATTTCACGAGTGAAGCGATGCTTAAATTATGGAAATGACGCCTACGTTCTTACGCTTGAGCGCGTGCACGATTCTTCACCATCAGAGAAATAAAATGTAAATAATACGCATATACAAAAACATGGCAGACATTTGCTGTGTTTTTTTGTGTTTATGATAAGTCGTTAACGTGGGCAACAAGAGAAGGAATGCACTAGTTGGATAATGTATTCAGCTGTGAATATGTTCTTTCTGTACTAAATAATCGACTGCATTGTATTAGACAGTAGAGCTGCACGTCATCAGCCTCATTATCATCCGTTTTTAAGTTACCCTCTTAAGAGTCTTATAGGCAGAGAGTTCTATGAAAACTATTCATTTTGTTTCAAAAAAGAGACAAACTGCATGTTTTTACAGTTTAGTCTGGTTCTACAGTACTATTTTGTGGTATCATGCCCAACAAAAGGAATGAAAGGAGGATGTATGGTTTTCAACAATGATCATCGTTTGTACAAACTAAACTTTATTTAAAAAGGAGAGAAACAATGATTTTACAATCTTTATTTACTGATCCTACAACTTCCGCAGATGCGTCAATCGTAGCAATTTTACTGGGGCTTGGCATCCTTTTGATTTTCTTAATTCCAATTTTCATTGCCTTATATTTACTGACGGCATTTGGACAGTTCACGATGTCAAAACGAAGCAATAACCCTGAGCTTGTCAAGTATGCTTGGTTTGCGTTTGTTCCTTTTTTACAAGCGTATAATTTAGGTGCACTTGTCGAAGATGTTGTTCATCGACCGTTATCCGGTTATATGAAGTGGGTGCTCTTAGGAGGGTCTGTTGCAAATTTATTGTTGGGTACATTGTTGCCTTTTCTACCGTACATTTTCGTCGCATTTAGTTTGTATGCCCTCTTTTTCCTTTTCAAAAAATACTCCCCAAGTGCCATTATGTTGTTTATTGTGAGCTTCATTACATTTGGTATAGGTGCAGCAATTGCAATCTTTGTTCTAAGAAAACGTGACCCTCGACCAGAAGCAATTGTGAATGATACAACGGTTCAAGCCTAACATCAAGGATTGAAAATTCAAACAATAAACATAGTATAATAAATTCACACATACCAAAATTTGTGCAGAGTTAATTTAGAACAGATTCATCAACATTATGATGAATGAAAACGCTATCCGTAAGGCTTAGGGAGGCGCACAGTTGCCACACAGGGCAATGAGTACCGATCAAAGCGAAACAAAAAAACGAGCGTTTGTCATTATCCGAACGAGCTTCTCCTGCGCTACCGGCTTATATCATGCCGGTAGTTTTAGGAGATTCACATGAATTAAAAAGGAGGTAAATACAAGTGAACCTCTTAAGTGTTTTCGCTCCAATAGTCAATTCTGATCAGCTACTCTTATTTTTGCCAAAATTAATCGTGTTTCTTTTATACTTCGTCATTCCATTGGTCTTCGTATGCTACATTCTGTACGCTTTAGGTTTGTATAAAATGGCGAGACGAAGTGCAGATAAAGAAACGAGACGTTATGCTTGGTTTGCCTTCATTCCCTTTCTGTGCTGTTACTTGCTCGGTGATCTAATTAAAGATGATTTGCCGGAGCCATTCACTAGAAAGGCAAAATGGATTTTGCTTGTGGCCCCAATCGTGGGCTTGATTCTTGTCTATCTTCTTCCTAACATAGGTGCGTTGACTATCGTCCCTTTTTATATGGCCTATTACTATTTGTATAAAAAGTACGCAGAACGACACATCCTGCTGCTTGTCTGGACGACTGTTTCCGGTGGACTTTTAGCTCCATTTTTTATTTTTGGACTTAGAAATCGAACCGTTCGAACTGAAGCCTATATGGACGAGTCGTCTGAAGCATTACCTAAAGCATAAAAATAAGTCAACCTAAAAAGAGCTTCCAATAGCGGAAAGCTCTTTTTTTCTGTTTGTCTAGTGGAACGAGCGTTTCCCTCTCTGCTATAATAATGGAATGGATCTTGGAAGAGAGAGGACGGAAAACTATTGCTGAAGCAGATGTATCGAACGTGGCAGCATGCCTTTAAAATAGACCCGGACAAGGACGTCTCCGATGAGGCGCTTGAAGCATTATGTGAATCGGGGACAGATGCGATTATTGTAGGAGGCTCTCAAGGAGTCACACTTGATGGTGTGATTGATCTGCTTTCAAGAGTGCGACGGTATACGGTTCCTTGTGTGCTTGAGATTTCCACTGTGGACTCCATTACTCCGGGGTTCGACGGCTATTTAATTCCAAGCGTGTTGAATAGTGAGAAACGGGAATGGATTATTGGACTTCATCATAAGGCGATCGAGGCCTATGGTCATTTGATTGACGATGAGGAGATTCTCCTTGAAGGCTACTGTGTGCTGAACAAGGACGCGGCGGTGGCAGAGCTGACAGCGGCTAAAACGGCTCTGACGTCAGACGAAGTGGCCGCTTACGCACAGCTTGCAGGCAGGCTGTGGGAGATGCCTGTGTTTTATGTCGAATACAGTGGCACTTTTGGCGATATGGACGTTCTCAAACAAGCAAAAGACGCCTTAGGCGATAAAACGCGGTTGTTTTACGGAGGCGGGATCGATAGTGCTGAGCGAGCAAAGCAAGCATCTGCCTATGCAGACACTATTATTGTAGGAAATATCCTTTATGACGATCTGAAAGCAGCCTTAGCGACTGTAAAAGCAGTAAAAACGCTCTAGAAAGGAGAACGACCGATGTACATAACGGACAAGCTACTCCAAGGACTAAATGACAAACAACGCGAGGCTGTGCTGTATACGGATGGTCCGCTCTTAATAATGGCAGGAGCGGGGAGCGGAAAAACCCGTGTGCTGACACACCGAATGGCCTATTTGATGAGTGAAAAAAAGGTGGCGCCGTGGAACATCCTCGCTATTACATTTACAAACAAGGCTGCTCGCGAGATGAAAGATCGTGTGCAACAAATTACCGGTCTTGGTGAGGATTTATGGATTTCGACGTTTCACTCCATGTGTGTTCGCATCTTGCGCAGGGACATTGAACGAGTCGGCTACAATCGGAGTTTTTCAATTCTCGATTCCAGTGATCAGCTTTCTGTCATAAAACAGATTTGCAAAGAGCTTAATATGGATACGAAACGGTTTGAACCTAGAGCGTTGCTCGGTGCGATTTCATCGGCCAAAAACGAGCTGAAAAATGCGGCCGCTTTTGAAGCGCTCGTCGGTGGGTACTATGAAAAAATGGTGGCCGATGTGTACACACAATATGAACGGCGACTAAAGAAAAACCAGTCGCTTGATTTTGATGACTTGATTATGGTGACGATTCGTCTATTCCGGGAAGTGCCTGAAGTGCTCGAGTTTTATCAAAAGAAATTTCGTTATATTCATGTCGATGAGTATCAGGATACAAACCATGCGCAATATACACTTGTGAACCTGCTTGCCGCAGCAAGCCGCCAGCTTTGCGTCGTTGGGGACTCTGACCAATCGATATACAAATGGCGTGGAGCAGACATTGCAAACATTCTCTCCTTTGAGAAGGACTATCCTGAAGCATCTGTCATTATGCTTGAACAAAACTATCGTTCGACGGAAAGCATCTTGAATGCAGCCAACGGAGTGATTACCCAAAATTCAAACCGTAAGCCGAAGGAACTCTGGACGGACAACAAAGGCGGGGCGCCGATCACGTATTATCGAGCGGATACGGAACGTGATGAGGCGCAGTATGTCATCGGGAAGATGAAGGAATTTGTTCAATCTGGAAAGTGGTCGTATCGTGACATGGCGGTGCTGTACCGTACAAATGCACAGTCACGAACGATGGAGGAAACGCTCGTCAAGTCAAACGTCAATTACGCGATGGTCGGCGGCACAAAGTTCTACGATCGCAAAGAAATTAAGGATTTGCTCGCTTATTTAAGGCTGATTGCCAATCCTGACGATGACATTAGTCTGGCGCGAATCGTTAATGTTCCTAAACGAGGCATAGGCGCGACGACGATGGACAAAGTAGCTGCATATGGTCTTCATCATGACCTATCTCTGTTTCAAGCATTAAAAGAAGTGGAAGAGGTCGGCTTGTCGGCACGTTTTACGAAAACACTGCAAAACTTCTCCAAACTGATGAGCCAATGGACACAGCAGCAAGAATTCTTGAGTGTCACGGAAATCATTGAGGAAGTGTTGGACAAAACGGGCTACCGGGAAATGCTAAAAAATGAAAACACGATTGAGTCGCAAAGCCGCTTGGAAAACATCGAGGAGTTTTTAACGGTCAGCAAGCAGTTTGAGCAGCGTAGTGAAGACAAAACATTGCTTGCCTTTCTGACAGACTTGGCCCTCGTCGCAGACATTAATCAGCTCGAGGAGGACGACGATGGCAAGCCGCAAGATGCGGTCACCCTTATGACATTGCATTCAGCAAAAGGGCTCGAATTTCCGATCGTCTTTTTAATCGGTTTGGAGGAAGGCGTGTTCCCGCACAGCCGCTCCCTTATGGAAGAGGATGAAATGGAAGAGGAGCGCCGGCTTTGCTATGTCGGTATTACACGTGCGGAGAAGAATCTATTTATGACAAACGCAAAAATGCGGACATTGTTTGGACGAACAAACACGAACCCTCCCTCTCGGTTTATGAAGGAAATTCCAGATGAGCTAATTGAGGAAGAAGGCGGGGACAGCTTCGGCTCGATCTCCACACCACCTCCGTTTTCTCCATCCTCTGGTCCAAAACGTCATGTGTCCATTCCACAAGCAAAGAAGGTCGGCTCGTGGCAAGTAGGCGACAAGGCGGCGCATAAAAAATGGGGTACGGGAACAGTAGTCAGCGTTCGTGGCGAGAGCGACGACACGGAGCTTGATATTGCGTTTCCGAAGCCGATTGGCGTCAAACGTTTGTTGGCAAGCTTTGCCCCAATTGAAAAAGAATAGGCCAGCGCAAGCGGCGG from the Aureibacillus halotolerans genome contains:
- a CDS encoding EYxxD motif small membrane protein, with the translated sequence MNIMEHFTDMIFVYAVIIGSLVAIAFVYVKKRRRQ
- the pcrA gene encoding DNA helicase PcrA; protein product: MYITDKLLQGLNDKQREAVLYTDGPLLIMAGAGSGKTRVLTHRMAYLMSEKKVAPWNILAITFTNKAAREMKDRVQQITGLGEDLWISTFHSMCVRILRRDIERVGYNRSFSILDSSDQLSVIKQICKELNMDTKRFEPRALLGAISSAKNELKNAAAFEALVGGYYEKMVADVYTQYERRLKKNQSLDFDDLIMVTIRLFREVPEVLEFYQKKFRYIHVDEYQDTNHAQYTLVNLLAAASRQLCVVGDSDQSIYKWRGADIANILSFEKDYPEASVIMLEQNYRSTESILNAANGVITQNSNRKPKELWTDNKGGAPITYYRADTERDEAQYVIGKMKEFVQSGKWSYRDMAVLYRTNAQSRTMEETLVKSNVNYAMVGGTKFYDRKEIKDLLAYLRLIANPDDDISLARIVNVPKRGIGATTMDKVAAYGLHHDLSLFQALKEVEEVGLSARFTKTLQNFSKLMSQWTQQQEFLSVTEIIEEVLDKTGYREMLKNENTIESQSRLENIEEFLTVSKQFEQRSEDKTLLAFLTDLALVADINQLEEDDDGKPQDAVTLMTLHSAKGLEFPIVFLIGLEEGVFPHSRSLMEEDEMEEERRLCYVGITRAEKNLFMTNAKMRTLFGRTNTNPPSRFMKEIPDELIEEEGGDSFGSISTPPPFSPSSGPKRHVSIPQAKKVGSWQVGDKAAHKKWGTGTVVSVRGESDDTELDIAFPKPIGVKRLLASFAPIEKE
- a CDS encoding YerC/YecD family TrpR-related protein, encoding MQIDKLRGKELDQLFNAVLSLKNLEECYQFFDDLCTINEIQSLSQRLEVARLLRLGATYHKIETETGASTATISRVKRCLNYGNDAYVLTLERVHDSSPSEK
- a CDS encoding YgaP family membrane protein, giving the protein MTKNIGTINAMIRIACGFAILACATARLARNPYRQMYHWYALLGGLKVAEGILRYCPLTALSEKLPEMKKEKEKTTSHSMSQPTADDAEIEAAIKQAVRVD
- a CDS encoding DUF3048 domain-containing protein; the protein is MKNLKSHLMWFLTLFLLLCVGCTEQTEREEHQRKVAELSRAGGVQPKEQKGNTDVYPLTGEPATVVQLQPAIALMVNNHPDARPQTGLQEADIVYEVLAEGSITRFLAIFQSHYPEVVGPIRSARDYFITLSQGYNALYVSYGHSPDAMSILASGAVPHLNGMGYVYSHAYDGSLFWRESYAYAPHNVYTGVEKLKQGLAHYQYNLQAPEPLLFGKSQHQQQASKVEINYSTRYNNKVTYQFDKISQKYTRYVNDDVAVDRDTEQPLQMSNVFVVAVPHQVIDSQGRRSLNLLQGGEGWLFSDGGVVKVLWENRNNRLLPFKDGQPVPFAPGNTWINIIPAHESDQMLSF
- the purD gene encoding phosphoribosylamine--glycine ligase → MNVLVIGRGGREHAICYAFSKSPRVQTVFAAPGNAGIAAHAELVSIDESDQEKLISFAKDNEIEWVFVGPEVPLMAGIVDRFQEAGIKAFGPVEKAAIIEGSKDFAKQLMASYGIPTAASKTFTDYEEAQTFVKAQGAPIVLKADGLAAGKGVIVAMTDSEAEEGLKALMLDGHVGTAGTQVVVEEFLEGEEFSLMSFVNGDYILPMPISQDHKRAFDGDKGPNTGGMGAYTPVPQIADAEVEKAIETIVKPAAKAMQKEGRSFTGILYAGLILTKEGPKVIEFNARFGDPETQVILPLLETDLVDVLEHVTAQKPLTLSWKNEAVVGVVVASEGYPGTYDKGASLPGLDKVSENALVFHAGTKAEDGEIVTDGGRVLLAAQTGNTLQEAKDKAYSALRHLKSNDVFYRTDIGDKAITAAGVSSHTRTQ
- a CDS encoding heptaprenylglyceryl phosphate synthase translates to MYRTWQHAFKIDPDKDVSDEALEALCESGTDAIIVGGSQGVTLDGVIDLLSRVRRYTVPCVLEISTVDSITPGFDGYLIPSVLNSEKREWIIGLHHKAIEAYGHLIDDEEILLEGYCVLNKDAAVAELTAAKTALTSDEVAAYAQLAGRLWEMPVFYVEYSGTFGDMDVLKQAKDALGDKTRLFYGGGIDSAERAKQASAYADTIIVGNILYDDLKAALATVKAVKTL
- a CDS encoding adenine deaminase C-terminal domain-containing protein, which codes for MPQQRYRWRNRQIRQHIAAVSGKKAPSIVLQNATYLNFGLRQWLTANIWILHDRIVYVGPDMPEKTNDQTEIVDCKGQYVVPGYIEPHVHPFHVYNPHSFAYYACRKGTSVLVADNLFFALRLRDQQAFQMLSDLADGPASLFWWCRFDSQTEVHHEEEIFSNAMVKNWLENENVLLGGELTSWPQILEGDDMALHWIQECRRLHKQVEGHFPGASEKTLTKMALLGVKSDHEAITGKDVYNRLKAGYHVTLRYSSIRPDLPHLLDEMHELGVHYYENLSFTTDGSPPAFYEHGMIDRLIKIAIEKGVPVIDAYAMGTYNPARHFRIEDRHGAIAPGQVANINILTSPEEPAPISVITKGKWFRRDDKVIAEWTEFNWSQYGLSSADIDWELTSDDLQFSMPLGLEMKNSVIMHPYSVTTEVSVEQLPEGSDECFLILIDRHGKWRVNTVLKGFANSLGGFASTFSSTGDLFIIGQNKKDMKAAFDVVKEMKGGLALVENGNITFKMELELEGIMSNKRLKVLGQEEQKLTNLLKDRGYAFDHPLDSLLFFSATHLPYIRVTPQGIFDVMKKTVLFPSIMR